Proteins encoded within one genomic window of Triticum aestivum cultivar Chinese Spring chromosome 2D, IWGSC CS RefSeq v2.1, whole genome shotgun sequence:
- the LOC123048778 gene encoding uncharacterized protein, which translates to MTVAEPEMPASERRLVALARWDALIFLYYGIVWVGTAASLAKVIARRALGEVEVEGSAVLAAASWLSHHSLIFAALFTPVALILVGATGVRSAHNTRKDIKEPPKSLHQVVQMMLKDPVIVGALVLLVFLPLISHDDLVVGLLPVKRYQREHVRSVLRDVGSLGVGAVFCFIMLPTTVLRQWRMK; encoded by the exons ATGACCGTCGCCGAGCCGGAGATGCCGGCGTCGGAGCGCAGGCTCGTGGCCCTCGCCAGGTGGGACGCGCTCATCTTCCTTTATTACGGGATCGTGTGGGTCGGCACCGCGGCGTCCCTCGCCAAGGTCATCGCGCGCCGCGCTCTGGGCGAGGTCGAGGTCGAGGGTTCCGCCGTGCTCGCGGCGGCGTCCTGGCTCTCCCACCACTCCCTTATCTTCGCTGCTCTGTTCACCCCCGTTGCCTTGATTCTCGTCGGCGCCACCGGAGTGCGCTCCGCGCACAACACCAGGAAG GATATCAAAGAGCCCCCGAAATCTCTTCACCAGGTTGTGCAAATGATGCTCAAGGATCCTGTCATTGTTGGAGCGCTCGTTTTGCTGGTCTTCCTCCCGCTCATAAGTCATGACGATTTGGTGGTTGGTCTGTTGCCTGTGAAAAGATATCAGAGGGAACATGTTCGTTCAGTATTGAGGGATGTGGGGTCGTTGGGTGTCGGCGCAGTATTTTGTTTCATCATGTTACCCACTACGGTGCTGAGGCAGTGGAGGATGAAGTAG